The Verrucomicrobiota bacterium region ATTAACGCTTTTTTAAATTCAGCGGCGGTTTTGAAATAAATATCGGGCGCGTCCTTCAAGGCGGTGTCAATAACCTCCGCCACTTTGGCGGGGATGGCGGGATCCCGTTCACGGATCGGCACTGCGTTGGCTTGCAGCACAAATTGCCAGACATCCTTGCCTTGCGGAAAATCGCGCGGCGGACACCCCGTCAACATCGCATACAGGGTCGCGGCCGCCGCCCAGACATCCACGTCCGGCTGGGCGTATTTGAAATTCACCACCTGTTGGCGCGGCATGTACAAAGGTTTCCCGGCGGCATCTCCGGTACGGGTAAAGCCAGTCATGCCTGCCTGATTAAACGCCTTGCTGAGCCCAAAATCCGCAATTTTGGCGGTGCGCATGCCATCCTCTTCGTGCAGGAGGATGTTATGCGGGGTCAGGTCGCGATGGATCAACCCTTGCCCGGGTGCATACGAACCGTTGGCCGTGCGCACGCTGGGAATATGGGCATTGTGCGCATATTCCAGAGCATCCAAAACCTCGCAGATAATCGGGGCGGCTTCGTCCACGGATAACTTGCCACCACGGCTCAGCATCAATTTATCCACGCTGCCACAGTTGCAGAATTCCAAGGCAAAGTAGTACGAGCCGCTGGAACAGCCGGAATTCCGAAACGCCACAATGTTTTGGTGCTTTAAGGCAGCGGTGTTTTCAATCTCCCGGAGAAACGCCATCTTGGCTCGCGGTTCCACCGCGACCCGCGGCAGCATGACCTTGAGGGCCACATACTCATTATTGGCCGTATTTTGCGCCAGATAAACGGCCCCCATACCGCCTTTACCCAATTCACGCACCAGCGTATAGCCATGAATGCTGGTTTCCACCTGCAATATCTCGGAGGCAATATCCATCAAGTTGCCTTT contains the following coding sequences:
- a CDS encoding protein kinase, producing the protein MPAKVILKVVEGPLTGQQFAFDEPASCILGRSPDCVPVLPSDKAHETVSRHHCLLEINPPDVRIRDFGSMNGTHVNGKNIGQRERGSRVEDAKNLILPEHDLKNGDEIRLGVSDSLIRITVVTPARCQGCTMNIPEDQLANAERSTGVFFCNACWEKAKQAPLQANKPGALPAPANRPPLGNRPAAPPAKPSPPVALPAKPVSPPLIFPTPPPIPAAAEKRCARCGTDVSAQVGALRDGEFVCERCKGNLMDIASEILQVETSIHGYTLVRELGKGGMGAVYLAQNTANNEYVALKVMLPRVAVEPRAKMAFLREIENTAALKHQNIVAFRNSGCSSGSYYFALEFCNCGSVDKLMLSRGGKLSVDEAAPIICEVLDALEYAHNAHIPSVRTANGSYAPGQGLIHRDLTPHNILLHEEDGMRTAKIADFGLSKAFNQAGMTGFTRTGDAAGKPLYMPRQQVVNFKYAQPDVDVWAAAATLYAMLTGCPPRDFPQGKDVWQFVLQANAVPIRERDPAIPAKVAEVIDTALKDAPDIYFKTAAEFKKALMKAL